The Saccharopolyspora gloriosae genome has a segment encoding these proteins:
- a CDS encoding alpha/beta fold hydrolase: MLPAEGELPSGARWRAHGKGDPITLVTHGLGATPGEARIPASGLPGTRVVLTFAGHGEAADAPAGYWDHGVLAEDVLAAADATGATRAVGVSLGTGAVTRAVASRPDRFERLALLLPAVLDGAREVSSAWALERLAEAVDAAEADGGAALRERVAGEFPPDVDVGEHLELRVAALRRLGPALHSLADRPVLRDAAALRAVRAHALVITGTDDPLHPVPVARETAAAIPGARLEVLPSVAPMFTHRPELRALLGAFLGS; the protein is encoded by the coding sequence GTGCTCCCCGCCGAGGGCGAGTTGCCGTCCGGGGCGCGCTGGCGTGCCCACGGCAAGGGCGACCCGATCACGTTGGTGACGCACGGCCTGGGCGCGACGCCCGGTGAGGCGCGCATTCCCGCGTCCGGTTTGCCGGGCACGCGTGTGGTGCTGACCTTCGCTGGCCACGGCGAGGCCGCCGACGCACCCGCGGGCTACTGGGATCACGGAGTGCTGGCCGAGGACGTGCTGGCCGCCGCGGACGCCACCGGCGCCACTCGCGCGGTCGGCGTCTCGCTGGGAACCGGCGCGGTGACGAGGGCGGTCGCGAGCCGCCCGGACCGGTTCGAACGGCTCGCGCTGCTGCTGCCCGCCGTGCTGGACGGAGCGCGCGAGGTGTCCTCGGCGTGGGCGTTGGAACGGCTCGCCGAGGCCGTCGACGCGGCGGAGGCCGACGGCGGCGCCGCGCTGCGTGAACGCGTGGCGGGTGAGTTCCCGCCCGATGTCGACGTGGGCGAGCACCTCGAACTGCGAGTGGCCGCATTGCGCAGGCTGGGTCCGGCGTTGCACTCCTTGGCGGACCGGCCGGTGCTGCGCGATGCCGCGGCGTTGCGCGCGGTGCGGGCGCACGCGCTGGTCATCACTGGGACCGATGATCCGCTGCACCCGGTGCCGGTCGCGCGGGAGACCGCCGCCGCGATTCCGGGTGCCCGGCTGGAAGTGCTGCCGTCGGTTGCTCCGATGTTCACGCATCGACCTGAACTGCGGGCTTTGCTGGGCGCTTTCCTGGGCAGCTGA
- a CDS encoding DUF2516 family protein — MELSFSGPPELLLQFWILKVIWLAGLPLGLYAFVHALMQRADAFTAVGKLSKPAWLGITGAGLIMLAVFTNGPITIIWLAGLVAVLVYLLDVRPKVADVQRGSSW; from the coding sequence GTGGAGTTGTCATTCAGCGGTCCGCCGGAATTGCTGCTGCAGTTCTGGATTTTGAAGGTCATCTGGCTGGCCGGTCTGCCGCTCGGGCTGTACGCCTTCGTGCACGCCCTGATGCAGCGCGCCGACGCGTTCACCGCGGTCGGCAAGCTGTCCAAGCCCGCGTGGCTGGGCATCACCGGGGCGGGCCTGATCATGCTGGCGGTGTTCACCAACGGGCCGATCACGATCATCTGGCTGGCGGGGCTGGTCGCGGTCCTGGTCTACCTGCTTGATGTGCGCCCGAAGGTCGCCGATGTGCAGCGGGGCAGCTCCTGGTAA
- a CDS encoding helix-turn-helix domain-containing protein yields MERVDKTVNKAVNQAVSDLGGYIRAQRSSAQISLRELAKSAGVSNPYLSQIERGLRKPSAEILQQIAKALRISAEALYVQAGILEQREGGPVVDAILADPDLDERQKQVLLDIYASFRREHDGHGDVPNQHRTDSSDEE; encoded by the coding sequence ATGGAGCGCGTGGACAAGACCGTCAACAAGGCCGTGAACCAAGCGGTCAGCGACCTCGGCGGTTACATCCGCGCGCAACGGAGCAGCGCCCAGATCTCGCTTCGCGAACTCGCCAAGAGTGCGGGAGTGTCCAACCCGTACCTCAGCCAGATCGAACGCGGCCTGCGCAAACCGAGCGCGGAGATCCTCCAGCAGATCGCCAAGGCGCTGCGCATCTCCGCCGAGGCGCTCTACGTGCAGGCCGGAATCCTGGAGCAACGCGAGGGCGGCCCGGTCGTCGACGCCATCCTCGCCGACCCCGATCTGGATGAGCGACAGAAGCAGGTCCTGCTCGACATCTACGCCTCGTTCCGGCGCGAACACGACGGGCACGGCGACGTGCCGAACCAGCACCGCACCGATTCTTCCGATGAGGAGTGA